The genomic stretch CTGGTCGGAACCGATAAAACCGCCACAACGGCGAGAAGGGCAACGATTATTGCAAGGGCTCTTCTGACCGTCATGTTATCACCAGGAAGGGGTGGTACAACTCAATTATAAGCTTTCCTTTCAATGCGGGAAGGGATTTTCAGAGAATTCGTTCCAGTAGCTCCCGCGACCATGCCACGATTCTCTCTGCGGTTTTTGAGCCTCCGCCAAAGCGGAGGTAGAGGCTGTAGTTTTCTTCTATCCTTCTTCCAAGCTTTAGAGACGGCTCCCGTTTTCCAGCCTTGACCGCAACGATAAGCCGCGTCAGGTCGACGGCCATCTCCACCAGCGCGCAGTCGGCCCTGCTGAAGGGTTTCGGCGGCAGCATCCCCTCGATGATCCCCCCAGGTTCCAGGGAACATGCCAGAACCGTAGTTTTCCCCAGGTCGTCCTCGTAGGGCTCCTCGCGGATATCAACCATTCCGTAGAACCCCGGCAGGCCTTTAACCCACCTGAAACGGTTCCCCTCCGCGAACTCAAGGCTCACCGGAAGGTTCAGCCCGAGTTTTACCAGGAGTTCGGCGTCGTTGGTTACCTGTATCGAGGCGTACGGATGCTCCTTAAGCTCCTCAGCACTCCTCCCGCCGAAGAGTTTGAAGAACAGCCGGTTTCCTTTCCTCACAACGCCCACCGGGGTGACGTTTGACCTCGTGACCAGCAGAACCTCGTAGACCTGCCCCTCAGTGAGGAACTCCAAAGGCTCCATGCGACCACCGGGGAGAATAGAAATAAGGAGATTTAAAGCTGCTGCCTCGGAAGGACTATTATGTCGTCCCTCTCGACGTAAAAGGTCACCTCCTGCAGGGGCCTGAGTCCCGAGACTTCCCTGTCGCTGATGGTTCTGGCGATTATCCTGGTGTCCCCGAAGAGGCCGACGACCTCGATGAAGAAGCCGTAGTACTCGATGAGGTCCACGGTTCCGGTGAATGAGACCGCGTTCTCGACGGGCTTGAGCTTTATCCTCTCGGGTCGGATGACTATGACGACGTCGTCGCTCTCCTCGGTGTAATGGAGGCCGTCAAGCCTTATACCCTCGAATTCGACGGAAACGCGGTCGCCGTTCCTCTCAACAACCTTGGCCGGGATGACGTTGGTCTTGCCCATGAAGCTGGCGACGAATTCAGTCCTCGGGCTCTCGTATATCTCCTTTGGCGTTCCGACCTGCTCGACGGTTCCAACGTTCATAACCGCTATCCTGTCGCTTATCGCCATGGCCTCCTCCTGGTCGTGGGTAACGTAGATAACGGTGATTCCGAGTTCGCGCTGGATTCTCCTTATCTCAGAGCGCATCTCAAGTCTGAGCTTGGCGTCGAGGTTGCTCAGCGGCTCGTCCAGGAGGAGAACCTTGGGCTCGACGACCAAAGCTCTGGCTATCGCGACACGCTGCTGCTGACCGCCGGAGAGCTGTGTCGGGTAGCGGTCTTCAAAGCCCTTGAGCTTGACCAGCTCAAGCGCCCACTCCACCTTCTTCCTTATCGCCTCCCTGGAGAGTTTTTTGAGCTTCAGGCCGTAGGCAACGTTGTCAAAGACCGTCATGTGCGGCCAGAGGGCGTAGTTCTGGAAGACGAGCACCGCACCGCGCTTGCTGGAGGGGAGATAGGTGACCTCCTCGTCTCCGAAGTAGATGGTTCCGCTGTCCGGGAAGTCTAGACCGGCGATTATTCTCAGCGTCGTGGACTTTCCACAGCCGCTCGGTCCGAGCAGTGTGAAGAGTTCCCCGGCTTTGATATGAAGGTCTATCCCCTTGAGGGCGACCGTTTCTCCGAAGGTTTTAACGATGTTCTCAAGCTTAACGTCAACCATCCCAACCACCTCACGTGAGACCTATGAAAGAGTACCTCTGTTTGGTTATCACGTTGGCGAGGACTATGGCTATAATCTGCACCGTCATGAGGAAGACGCCGAGCGCGGCTGCTAGATTAGCGCTTCCAACGGCACTCGTCATCAGCTCGACCATTCTGGCGGTTATCGGGTAGTACTCGGGGTTTATTGAACCAAGGGTGATGCCGACGCTGGTCTCGCTCATGCAGTATACGAAGCTCAGCATCGCTCCGCCCAAGAGGTTCAGGAGTATCAGGGGTATGAGGATTCCGGTTAACGCCTTCCACCTTCCGGCGCCGAGGTTGAGCGCCGCCTCCTCAAGGGACACGTGAACCTGCTGGATTCCGGCGGAGATGGAGCGCGCCGCGAAGGGCAGACGCCTTATGGAGTACGCCAGCACGAGAACCATCGCCGGGTTGAAGCCGAGCAGGTTGGTGGGGTCCAACGGGGTGTCGGGGAACACCTTGGCAAAGAAGAAGAAATAGCTCATGGCTATAACGATACCGGGAACCGCTATCGGGATCGTCGAGAGGCTGTCGAGGACCGGGCCGAGCTTGCTCTTCTTGAACCTGCTGGAGGCGTAGGATGCCGTGAGTGAGAGCAGGAGGATGACGATTATCGCCGCCGTCGAGTACATGACGCTGTTCATGATGACCCTCTCGATGTCGGGCTGGGTGATGATGCTCTGTATGTGGGCCGTCGTGAAGCCCTGCGGCCACGTTCCCGACCAGCTCTCGCTGAAGGCGAGGAGAACCACACCCACCTGCGGGAATATCGAGATGAGGAGCATCGGAATGACGACGAGGTAAATCAAAGCGGCCTGCCAGCCCTTGGGCTTGGCCACGCGCGGCTTCCACCTTCCGCCCTTGCTGAGCATGGCGTACTGGCGCAGGCTGACGTACTTCCTGATGCCGAGGAACATCAGGATGGCGATGGTGAGCATTATGAGCGCGAGGGCGGCGAGCTGTGGACTGCCAACGTTGAAACCGCTCGTGAAGGCGCTGTAAATCTGGAAGGACATGAGCTTCCTGGCGAGCGGGTTGCCCTGGAAGACTATCGGTGCGGCGAGGTCTTCAAGGCTGAAAATGCCAACGAGGGTTGCACCGGCCGCTATTCCAGGAAGGGCAAGCGGGAACGTGACCGTCCTGAAAAGGTGGAACCTGCCGCTTCCAAGGTTCTCGGCCTGCTCCTCAAGGGTGGGGTCGATGTTTATGAAGCTCGCGTAGGCGTTGAGGTAGACGATGGGGTAGTACGTCATGGTCTGGGCCACTATGACGCCGACCAGACCGTCGATAACGATTCTGTGCGGGAACAGGTGAAGGGTGTCGTAGAACAGCCAGTTGATGAGGCCGTTGGGGAGGAACATCTTCTTGACGATGAAGACGTTGACGAACGGCGTGACGAGGAGGGGAACGAAGAGCAGAATTCTAACGATGTTCTTACCCGGAAAGTCGTAGCGGGCCATGACGAAGGCGAATATAGTTCCGAGAATCGTCGTCAGTATCATAACGCTTATCGAGACGAGCAGGGAGTTCAGAATGACCCCAAAGTCAACTCCCTGGATGTAGTATATCTTCTCCCCGCTGGGCATGGTGATGAGCCTGTAGAACTCTCCCGTTGGTTTGCTGATGTAGTAGTCCGACGTCAGGATGCTGGTAAACCAGTGGAATGAGAAGTGACCGTTGTACTCGAAGGCCACCGCCAGCATCGTCACCACGGGAATTATCAGAAATGCCACCAGGTAGATGAGTGGAAACAGGAATGATGCCGTTACGACAGGGTCGAAAATGGGCGTTCCGAAGAGATTCTCGCTCCACTTGCTAACCTTCATCGAGCATCAACCTCCGTTGTTTTGAAGTACCCGTCACTCTGATTGGGTCGAGGTGGGGTCTATTTAAATATTTCCAAAAATTTGTTGATTTACTGGCATCCAAAACGGGGGCAGGGATAGAAAAAATCTTCAGAAAAATATCAAAAAATGTGTAGATATCAAATTCAGCCGGTCATGCTCTTGAGTTCCTGGAGAACCCTGTCGTACTTGTTTCCGGCGGCCTGGCGCCACTCCTGGACGAGCTGATCCTGGAAGTTCCTGTCGCTGGTTATCTTGTTGTTTATCTTCTTGGCGTAGTCCTCGGTGAAGGTGACGGTCTGGCCGGTCTCGGGGTCCTTGAACTGTATCGGAGCAGTGAGTTCATCCTTGAGCCGCTCGAACTGCTCCTTGGTTATCTTGCCGTCCTTATAGGCCCCCACTATGGCGACCCATGCGTCGTGAAGCTTCTGGTTGGGGTCAACGAGGGTGGCCTTGAAGTAGTACTGGAGTGCGCTGACGGTCTCAAGGGCGCGTTTGTCGTCGAACGGTATCCCCTTGGCGTTGATGGCGTCCTGGTAGGCCTTCTTGAGGGCGGGCCTGACCTGGCCGTAGGTCTGTCCCTCGTGCTGGCCCTTGAATATGACGTCGGAGTAGGTCTTGGTTATCTTCATGTCAAAGATGTTCGGGTTGATGGGAAGCCTGTTGACGTCGGGGCTCATCCAGACGGCCTGGCCCTCGGTGAGGACCCAGTAGATGAAGGCCTGCGCCGCCTCCGGGTGCTGGGCGTTCTTGAGGAGCGCTATCGGGTCGCCGTTGATGATGCTCTCCCCCTTCGGGACTATGTACTGACAGTCAGGGTTCTGCTGCATGGCGGTGTAGCCGTAGAAGTCGATGGTGTTTCCAGCGGCAATCTCGCCGTTTATGACGGCATCCCTGACGGCGTCACTCTGCATGTATATCTTGGAGTTGGCCGCTATGAGGGTCATGATGCGCCAGCCCTGGTCCCAGCCGAAGGCCTGGACGATGATCTGGTAAATCCTCGTGTTGGACGTGCTCCTGGTCGGATCGGCTATGCCGTACTGCGGCGGGTTGAGGGCCCACTGCTCGCTGGCAACGTCCTCCCACTTCTCCGGAACCGGGAGGTTCCACTTCTTGAGCTGGGCTTTGTTGATTGTGAATCCGAACGATGAGAGTGCGGCGGCTATCCAGTACACCTTGTCGCCTTCCTTTCTAATCATCGGCATTCCAGCGAGCTGGGTTGGAATCTGATTGCCCACGAGACCGAGAACCTTCTCATCGGTTATCGGCGCGAGGTAGCCGGCCTTGTAGAGGTCGTCGAAGAGGGTCGGACCTCCACCCCAGCCGACGTCTGCGCCCTTCTCGATGTAGCTCGGCCAGAGGCTCTCAGGAACCTTGATGAACTTCAGGTCTTCGATGTGATACTGCTTCGCAATATCGCTCTTGAGGAACGCCTGCTTAGCCATGTACTGTATCGTTGCATCGTGTCTGGTGACGATGACAAGGGTTATGCCGCTGCTTTCGCCACCTCCGCTGCTAATGCAACCGCTGGCCACAACACTGATGGCAAGAAGCAGGATAAGACCAAAGGAGGCCCATTTTTTCATGCTTATCACCCAGTTATGTTCAATCAGTGGAAGTTTCTCAAACTCAATAAAAAATTAATGGTTCAAGGGGCTAAAGGAAAAGGAAGAAAGATTCACCTCTTTCTCCTGTAGAGGGCAAGCGGTATGAGGGCAAGTCCAACGAGAACGGCCGGACCGCAGGTGCTTCCACCGCCCTCCTCCTTGCCGAGGTTCTGCTGGACGCTGATCGCCCAGTGGATGAAGTTGGTGACGAACTGCGGGCCGTCGAGTTTGACGCCGTGGTATTCCGGACTCCACATGGGCTCGTAACCGCCGTAGGGGGTCTCGCCGCTGACTATAAGCACGTTCTTCTTGTCCGGGAAGACCTCAACCGCCATGAGAGGGAACTGGCCAGTTGAACCGGCGGTGTAAGCCTGGGCCACCGGGTCAGTGTTCTCCACAATCTGACCGTCGCCGCTGCTGGTGACGATGACGTAAACGTTCTCAATCCCTCCCCCGCCGGGTATGGCCTTCCAGTTGCCGTCATCGTCAACGTAAGCGACGACGCCCGGCCCGTGGAAGAGAACCTTCCCACCGTTGGCAAGATCCTTGGTGAGCATGTCTTTCTCGGGGGTGTTAGCCTCCGGGTTAACGAGACCAACGACACGGTAGCCGGCTCCGGCGTTGCTGGTGGCGTCCTCCACCGAGCACTGGTCTAGTCTGAGGTGAACTCCAAGGGCGTCAAGTATGGAGTCAACATAGTCAATCTTGTCGCCGCTTCCGTAGTCGCTGTCGCCTGCAATCCAGAGGATTTTTCCGCCCTGGTTCCACCAGTCCTCCAAGGCCTTTATCTCATCGTTGCTGAAGGGCTGGCTGGGCTGTCCAATAATGAGAAAATCAACGTCCTTAAGAGCATCGGCGGTTATCTTCTCGCCGGCGCTCTGTATGCCAAGCTGATCCGCCAGAGAGGGATCACCGATGTAAACCCAGTTGACATCCGTTATAGTCTTGATCATTCCCTCGGCAAGGACGTTGCCGTTCTTGTCAGTCAACACTGCCAAGCCCTTGTCGCTTTCACCATGGGAGAGATCAACACCGACCGTGGTGGCGCCGGCCATGGCAAATCCAAACACTCCAAAGAAAACAAACACCGCGAGTATTACTGCAGCCTTCCTCATGGTATCACCGGGTTATTTAAGGCCCAGGAAGTTATAAATCTTGTGAATCTGAACTTTAACAGTCCGGAAAAACTTCCGTAAAGTCCTTAAAGGCTTATACCGTTCAGGCTTCAGGTGGTGAGTATGGACATAGAGGGAAGGATAGAGCTCATTAAAAGAAAGCCCACGGAAGAACTTTTGACCGAGGAGAACCTCAGGCATCTGCTCGAAGTCGGCGTTCCAATGCAGCACTACATAGGATTTGAGATAAGCGGTTACATTCATCTGGGAACCGGTTTGATGGCAGGAGCGAAGATAGCCGACCTCCAGAAGGCTGGAATCAAGACGAGAATTTTCCTCGCCGACTGGCACAGCTGGATAAACGACAAGCTCGGAGGAGACCTTGAGGTCATCCAGAAGGTCGCGCTGAGCTACTTCAAGGAGGGCATGAAGCAGAGCATAAAGGTCATGGGCGGCGACCCCGACAGGGTCGAGTTCGTTCTGGCCAGCGAGATACTGGAGAAAGGCGACTACTGGCAGACCGTCATAGACATCTCCAAGAACGTCACCCTCGCGAGGATGATGCGCTCCATAACGATAATGGGCCGCCAGATGGGAGAGGCCATAGACTTCGCCAAACTCATCTACCCGGCGATGCAGGTGGCGGACATCTTCTACCAGGGCGTTACCATAGCGCACGCCGGAATGGACCAGAGGAAGGCGCACGTTATAGCGATTGAAGTTGCCCAGAAGCTGAAGTACCACGCTATAGAGCACAACGGCGAGAAGCTCAAGCCGGTCGCCCTGCACCACCACCTCCTGCTCGGCCTCCAGGAGCCGCCGGTCTGGCCGATTGAGAGCGAGGAGCAGTTCAAGGAGCTCAAGACCCAGATGAAGATGAGCAAGAGCAAGCCGTATTCGGCGGTCTTCATCCACGACAGCCCCGAGGAGATAAAGGGGAAGCTCAGGAAGGCATTCTGCCCGGCGAAGGAAGTCAGGTACAACCCCGTCCTCGACTGGGCGGAGTACATAATCTTCCGCGAGGAGCCGACCGAGTTCACCATCCACCGCCCTGCCAAGTTCGGTGGAGACGTCACCTACACCACTATCGAGGAGCTCAAGAGGGACTTCGCGGAAGGAAAGCTCCACCCGCTCGACCTCAAGAACGCGGTCGCCGAATACCTCATCGAACTCCTCAAGCCGGTCAGGGACTACTTCGAGAAGAACCCGGAGCCCCTTGAGCTGATGCGGGAGATAAAGATCACCCGCTGATTTTCCTTCCTTTGCCCCTTGCCGGTGATAGGATGCCAGGGATTGACGAGAAGGACAGGGAGATACTCAGAATCCTCAGAAAGGAGGGCAGGATAACCCTAACTGAGCTCGGAAAGCGCGTTGGCCTGTCCCCGGCGAGCGTGAAGAACAGGGTCGAAAAGCTGGAGAAGCTCGGGGCCATCAAGGGCTACTCCGCCGTTGTTGACCCGGCTTTCCTCGACGAATACGTTCAGGCGTTCTTTGAGCTCAAGCTTGCCATAGACGACCACACGGTCGACCCGATTCTGAGACGGGTCGCCGGGCTGGACGAGGTTCAGAGCCTCCACCGGCGCAGCGGCGAGAGGCAGATACTCGTGAGGGCGAGCTTCCACAACACCGACGAGGTTAAGGCCTTTGCCGGAAGGCTCAGACGGCTCTTCGGCAAAAACCTGGAGCGGGTTGAGGTTACACTCATAATAG from Thermococcus sp. 21S7 encodes the following:
- a CDS encoding tyrosine--tRNA ligase, which gives rise to MDIEGRIELIKRKPTEELLTEENLRHLLEVGVPMQHYIGFEISGYIHLGTGLMAGAKIADLQKAGIKTRIFLADWHSWINDKLGGDLEVIQKVALSYFKEGMKQSIKVMGGDPDRVEFVLASEILEKGDYWQTVIDISKNVTLARMMRSITIMGRQMGEAIDFAKLIYPAMQVADIFYQGVTIAHAGMDQRKAHVIAIEVAQKLKYHAIEHNGEKLKPVALHHHLLLGLQEPPVWPIESEEQFKELKTQMKMSKSKPYSAVFIHDSPEEIKGKLRKAFCPAKEVRYNPVLDWAEYIIFREEPTEFTIHRPAKFGGDVTYTTIEELKRDFAEGKLHPLDLKNAVAEYLIELLKPVRDYFEKNPEPLELMREIKITR
- a CDS encoding Lrp/AsnC family transcriptional regulator translates to MPGIDEKDREILRILRKEGRITLTELGKRVGLSPASVKNRVEKLEKLGAIKGYSAVVDPAFLDEYVQAFFELKLAIDDHTVDPILRRVAGLDEVQSLHRRSGERQILVRASFHNTDEVKAFAGRLRRLFGKNLERVEVTLIIDTFKENWVSCEKRKR
- a CDS encoding iron ABC transporter permease; this translates as MKVSKWSENLFGTPIFDPVVTASFLFPLIYLVAFLIIPVVTMLAVAFEYNGHFSFHWFTSILTSDYYISKPTGEFYRLITMPSGEKIYYIQGVDFGVILNSLLVSISVMILTTILGTIFAFVMARYDFPGKNIVRILLFVPLLVTPFVNVFIVKKMFLPNGLINWLFYDTLHLFPHRIVIDGLVGVIVAQTMTYYPIVYLNAYASFINIDPTLEEQAENLGSGRFHLFRTVTFPLALPGIAAGATLVGIFSLEDLAAPIVFQGNPLARKLMSFQIYSAFTSGFNVGSPQLAALALIMLTIAILMFLGIRKYVSLRQYAMLSKGGRWKPRVAKPKGWQAALIYLVVIPMLLISIFPQVGVVLLAFSESWSGTWPQGFTTAHIQSIITQPDIERVIMNSVMYSTAAIIVILLLSLTASYASSRFKKSKLGPVLDSLSTIPIAVPGIVIAMSYFFFFAKVFPDTPLDPTNLLGFNPAMVLVLAYSIRRLPFAARSISAGIQQVHVSLEEAALNLGAGRWKALTGILIPLILLNLLGGAMLSFVYCMSETSVGITLGSINPEYYPITARMVELMTSAVGSANLAAALGVFLMTVQIIAIVLANVITKQRYSFIGLT
- a CDS encoding ABC transporter ATP-binding protein, translated to MVDVKLENIVKTFGETVALKGIDLHIKAGELFTLLGPSGCGKSTTLRIIAGLDFPDSGTIYFGDEEVTYLPSSKRGAVLVFQNYALWPHMTVFDNVAYGLKLKKLSREAIRKKVEWALELVKLKGFEDRYPTQLSGGQQQRVAIARALVVEPKVLLLDEPLSNLDAKLRLEMRSEIRRIQRELGITVIYVTHDQEEAMAISDRIAVMNVGTVEQVGTPKEIYESPRTEFVASFMGKTNVIPAKVVERNGDRVSVEFEGIRLDGLHYTEESDDVVIVIRPERIKLKPVENAVSFTGTVDLIEYYGFFIEVVGLFGDTRIIARTISDREVSGLRPLQEVTFYVERDDIIVLPRQQL
- a CDS encoding DUF447 domain-containing protein; this encodes MEPLEFLTEGQVYEVLLVTRSNVTPVGVVRKGNRLFFKLFGGRSAEELKEHPYASIQVTNDAELLVKLGLNLPVSLEFAEGNRFRWVKGLPGFYGMVDIREEPYEDDLGKTTVLACSLEPGGIIEGMLPPKPFSRADCALVEMAVDLTRLIVAVKAGKREPSLKLGRRIEENYSLYLRFGGGSKTAERIVAWSRELLERIL
- a CDS encoding extracellular solute-binding protein encodes the protein MKKWASFGLILLLAISVVASGCISSGGGESSGITLVIVTRHDATIQYMAKQAFLKSDIAKQYHIEDLKFIKVPESLWPSYIEKGADVGWGGGPTLFDDLYKAGYLAPITDEKVLGLVGNQIPTQLAGMPMIRKEGDKVYWIAAALSSFGFTINKAQLKKWNLPVPEKWEDVASEQWALNPPQYGIADPTRSTSNTRIYQIIVQAFGWDQGWRIMTLIAANSKIYMQSDAVRDAVINGEIAAGNTIDFYGYTAMQQNPDCQYIVPKGESIINGDPIALLKNAQHPEAAQAFIYWVLTEGQAVWMSPDVNRLPINPNIFDMKITKTYSDVIFKGQHEGQTYGQVRPALKKAYQDAINAKGIPFDDKRALETVSALQYYFKATLVDPNQKLHDAWVAIVGAYKDGKITKEQFERLKDELTAPIQFKDPETGQTVTFTEDYAKKINNKITSDRNFQDQLVQEWRQAAGNKYDRVLQELKSMTG
- a CDS encoding CGP-CTERM sorting domain-containing protein encodes the protein MRKAAVILAVFVFFGVFGFAMAGATTVGVDLSHGESDKGLAVLTDKNGNVLAEGMIKTITDVNWVYIGDPSLADQLGIQSAGEKITADALKDVDFLIIGQPSQPFSNDEIKALEDWWNQGGKILWIAGDSDYGSGDKIDYVDSILDALGVHLRLDQCSVEDATSNAGAGYRVVGLVNPEANTPEKDMLTKDLANGGKVLFHGPGVVAYVDDDGNWKAIPGGGGIENVYVIVTSSGDGQIVENTDPVAQAYTAGSTGQFPLMAVEVFPDKKNVLIVSGETPYGGYEPMWSPEYHGVKLDGPQFVTNFIHWAISVQQNLGKEEGGGSTCGPAVLVGLALIPLALYRRKR